From Candidatus Omnitrophota bacterium:
GTTATTAAGATTATCACGCAGGAAGACGAAAAAAAGATTTGATTTTGTATTAAGAATCTAGGGGACGGTTCTGTTTTTCCGTCGCCTAGTTTGATTGAAAAACAGAACCGTCCCTTTTGTTTTTAAAATAAATATAGGCGTATGAGAGATAAGTCTTTTGGAATCTTAAAATGGTTTTATCCGGGCATTGGCATTAAGCGTTGGGTGGCTTTAAGTGCTTTTGGTGTAGTTCTTTTAATTTTAGGGACCGCTAATCTACGCAGTGAAGAATTTTGGTTAGTCCAATTTTTGGACGCCTTGATTGTAATTTCGGGAATTATAATTTTGATTTTGGGGATTAAACGGATGATGCGTTCTTTTATTGCCGTATTTGTCCCGTCATCAAGAGGAAATGAGCTGATTGATATTTTATATCAAAAAAAACAATTAAGCCGTGGCCCGCACATTGTTGCCATAGGCGGAGGGACTGGATTATCGGTTCTTTTAAGCGGGTTAAAGAATTATTCTTCGAATATTTCGGCTGTAGTTACGGTAGCTGATAATGGAGGTTCAAGCGGACGTTTACGGCAGCAGTTTGATGTTTTACCTCCTGGCGATATCCGTAACTGTTTGGTGGCTCTTGCTGATGCCCCGGCATTGATGCGCGATCTTTTTCAGTTTCGTTTTGATAAAAATTCAGAATTTTCTGGCCACTCCTTTGGAAATCTTTTTCTTACGGTAATGACTCGTTTAACCGGTGATTTTGAGAAGGCAATTAAAGAAACCAGTAAAGTTTTGGCTTTACGAGGCCAGGTTATTCCTTCGACTTTGGGGGATGTGGCTTTGGTGGCCCATTTTCATGATGGCTCAACTATAGTAGGGGAGGATCAAATCCCTAAGGCCAGAAAGGCTATTAATAAAGTCAGCCTTACTCCGGAGTTGCCGCTTGCTACACCGGATGCGCTTAAAGCGATTAAAGAGGCTCAGATTATTGTTTTAGGCCCGGGTTCTTTATATACGAGCATAATTCCTAATTTATTAATTAAGGAGATAGCTAAGGCGATCGCCGAATCTGAGGCGATAAAAGTTTATGTCTGTAATGTAATGACTCAGCCGGGAGAAACCGACGGTTATAGTGCCTCTGATCATATTAAGGCACTGGTAAAGCATAGCTATCCCCGTATTCTTGATTATTGCCTGGTGAATAATGGCGAGGTTCCAGAAGAGGTATTAAGGCGATATTCTAAAGATAATTCGGCTCTTGTAATTAATGACCGTAAGAAGGTCGAGGGGCTTGGATACCGGCTTGTTGAAGAAGATTTTAGTATGATTGCTGACGGAGTAATCCGTCATGACGCGGAAAAATTGGCGAAAATAATTTTAAGTTTTATTGAAGAGATATAAAAATGAGTTTAATTAAAAAAGAATTAATTGTAAAGAATAAGCAAGGATTACACGCTCGGCCTGCTGCTATATTTGTGCAGGTGGCCAATAAATTTGACTGCCGTATTACTGTGCGCCATGACGAGGAAGAGGTTAATGGTAAATCGATAATGGGTATTCTTATGCTCGGAGCAGAAAAAGGGAGCCTGATTATTATTGAAGCAGATGGCACTGATGCAGAAAAAGCACTGGAAGAGCTGGAGAAGATAATCAGTAACGAGGAAGAGCTATGATTCAGTTAAAGGGAATAGCCGCCGCCGGCGGCATAAGTATTGGCCCAGTTTATAAACTTGGAAGCGAAGAGTTTGTTGTCATGCGTGAAGTGATCAAGTGGGAAGATATTCCTGTCCAGATTCAGCTTTTCGAGGAAGCCTTGATTAAGACGCGCCGCGAGATTATAGAGCTGCAAAAAAGAATCAGCTCGGATATGGGCCAAGAGGAGGCTCAGATTTTCGATGCGCATCTTTTAGTCTTAGAAGACCGCATGCTTATTGAGGAGGTAATATCGCGCATTAAGAAAGAACAGCTTAATGTCGCCTATATTTTCTCAGAAGTCTTAAAGAAATATATCAGCGTGTTTTTAAAAATTGAAGATGAATATCTTAAGGAACGTACTGCGGATATCAATGACGTCGGTAAACGAATACTGAGAAATCTTCTGGGTAAAGAGAAGAAGGGCTTGGGAGATGTTAAAGAAAAAGCCATTATTGTAGCCCATGACCTTTCTCCTTCAGATACTGCGGCAATGCATACTAAAAGTGTTGCAGCTTTTGTTACCGATATCGGAGGAAAAACTTCGCATACGGCGATTATGGCCAAATCTCTTGAGATACCCGCCGTAGTTGGTTTGGAAACGATTACTGCCAAGGTTAATCCGGGAGATATCCTTATTGTTGATGGCAATATGGGAATAGTAATTGTTAATCCCGATGAAGAAACGCTTAGTGATTACCGGCAAAAACTTGAAAAATTAAAAGGTATTGCGGAAAGATTTCTATCAGTCAAAGATTTAAGTGCGGTTACTACTGATGGCAGAGTGATTATGATAAATGCGAATATCGAATTTCCTGACGAGGTGTCTTCCGTTAAACTGCATGGCTCCGAAGGGATAGGGCTTTATCGCACAGAATTTTTTTATATGAACCGTAAAGATTCTCCTAGTGAAGATGAACATTATCAGGCTTATAAGTATGTTGCTCAAGAGATGAATCCTCACCCGGTAGTTATCCGCACTTTAGATATAGGTGGAGATAAATTCTTATCTCAATTTAAAATTCCATATGAAATGCAGCCATTTTTAGGATGGAGGGCGATTAGATTTTGCCTGGCGCGCCCGGATATATTTAAATTGCAGTTACGTGCTATACTTCGGGCTTCAGTGCATGGTAACCTTCAGTTAATGTATCCGATGATTTCTGGGATAGAGGAGTTGCGGCAGGCTAATCATCTACTTAATGAGGCCAAAGAGGAGTTAAAACAGAAGAAACTGGCTTTTAATGATAAAATTAAGGTAGGAGTGATGATTGAAGTCCCTTCGGCAGCATTGACTGCCGATATTTTAGCTAAAGAAGCGGACTTTTTTAGTATCGGTACAAATGATTTGATCCAGTATTCTTTGGCAGTTGATCGCGCCAATGAGAAGGTTGCTTATCTTTATGAACCGGCACATCCGGCAATCTTAAGGTTAATCAAGGTTATTATTGACGCCGCGCATAATGCTAAAATTAAAGTAGCTATGTGTGGTGAAATGGCAGGAGATCCGTCTTTGGCGCTTATTCTTTTAGGCCTGGGGCTTGATGAGTTTAGTATGCCACCGCAGATTATTCCGGAATTAAAATATATAATCCGCGCTGTAGGATTTAAATCCGCGCAAAAATTTGCCGTTGAAGCGATGAAACTCTCAACTGGTACTCAGGTAGAGGAGTTTGCTCAGAATAAACTGGAGGAGATTTTAAAATAAAGTGAACCCCATACCTTCTAAATATTCAACTATTAAAGCCATATGGTTTGATAAATTAATTATGAAAGAAGGTGCGCGGTGAAGGCATTAATTTTAGCTGCCGGATATGCCACCCGGCTTTATCCTTTAACCAGAGAGTACCCTAAGCCACTTTTGGAAGTAAGAGGAAGGCCGATTATAAAATATATACTCGATAAATTAAGTAAAGTTTTTGCTATTGATGAGATTTATATTGTAACTAATAGTAAGTTTATTGATGTTTTTGATGTATGGATAAAATCAGTTAAATCACCCAAAAAGATTACTCTGGTAGATGATTTAACTAAGAGTAACCACGATAGGTTGGGGGCTATTGGGGATATTAATTTTGTAATTAAGAAACTAAAAATTCGGGATGATCTTTTAGTTGTAGGAGGGGATAATTTGTTTAACGGTCCTTTAAAGGGGTTTTTGAATTTCTCCAGAAGAAAAAATTCTGCTGTAAGTATTGGTCTGTATAAACTGAAAGAAAAAAATGATGCCAGTCGTTATGGTGTAGTGAAATTAGATATTGGTAAGAAGGTAATTAGTTTTGAAGAAAAACCAAAAAAACCTCAAAGTCTTCTGGTAGCTATGTGTTTGTATTATATGCCTAAAGATTGTTTAGGTTTGATCAAGGAATATATTCAGAATAGAAAGATAAAGGCAGATGCTACTGGCAGTTATATTGCCTGGCTTAAAGACAGAATAGATGTTTATGGGTATGTGTTTGGAGGTAGTTGGTTTGATATCGGTGATTATAAATATTTAAACGCGGCAAAAAAGGGTTTTGCCTAAACAAGCACACCCGGCGCTAAGCGGAATTGCGCCGGTGTTGTGTTTGTACACAAGGAGGAAATATGTCAGCTTCAAAGTTTTATTTTACTTCAGAATCGGTAACTGAAGGCCACCCGGATAAGCTATGTGATCAGATTTCAGACGGAATTTTGGATGCTTGTTTAGCAACTGATCCTTATTCTCGTGTTGCCTGTGAAACTTATGTAACGATGGGGTTATTAATTGTGGGTGGTGAGATTACCACGCGCGGTTTTATACATGTTCATGATATAAGCAGAAAGATTATTGAAGAGATTGGCTATAATCATCCTAAATATGGTTTTGATTTTCATACCTGTGCCATTCTTAATGCTATTCACTCGCAATCACCGGATATATCGCAAGGGGTTGATGTCGGCGGAGCAGGGGACCAGGGGATAATGTTTGGTTATGCCTGCAATGAAACCAAAGAGTTAATGCCGCTTGCTTTAATGCTTGCGCAAAAACTTTCTATGCGCTTGACCGAAGTTCGTAAGAACAATATTTTGAAATATCTTGGCCCAGACGGAAAAACACAAGTTACTGTTGAGTATGATTGTGGGAAGCCTGTTCGTGTGGATTCAGTGGTATTGGCTTCACAACATACCGAAGATATCCTGGATAAGAGTGGCAAGCGGATTACTGAAAAAGCCAGGCAGGAAATTATCCGTCAGGTTGCCGGGCCGATACTTCGCGGTTGGGTGGACAAAGATACCAAATATTATGTTAACCAGACTGGAAAATTTGTCGTTGGCGGGCCGCAATCCGATACTGGTATGACTGGAAGAAAAATAATTGTTGATACTTATGGTGGTGCAGTTGCTCATGGTGGCGGGGCATTTTCTGGTAAAGATCCTACCAAGGTTGACCGCTCTGCAGCATATATGTGCCGTTATATTGCTAAAAATATTGTGGCAGCCGGTTTAGCAGAGAAATGCCTTATTCAGCTTTCTTATGTAATCGGGCATGCGGAACCTTTATCAGTTATGGTTAAAACTGAAGGGACATCTGTTATTTCGGAGGAGGCTCTGGTAAAATTGGTAAGGAAAAATTTTCAACTTACTCCTAAAGGCATTATTGAATCATTAAAGTTACGCCGGCCCATATATAGGAAGACAGCCAGCTACGGGCATTTTGGCAGGTCGGAGCCGGAGTTTCTTTGGGAGAAAACAGATAAAGCAGGAGATTTAAAAAAACAAGCGGCAAAGATATAGAAAATATTAAATAAGCCGTAAGCGTTAAGCTTACAACTTATAGCTTAAAACTTACAGCTTATCTTAGGATTTCGCATTTTCTAAAAAGGAGTTTCTATGAGATACGACATTAAGGATGTAAATTTAGCTAAAAAAGGCGCTTTGAGAATTGAATGGGCATCTGAGAATATGCCCGTACTTAATTTAATTAAGCAGAGATTTTCTAAAGAGAAGCCTTTAAAAGGATTAAAAATTGCTTGTTGTTTGCATGTTACTACTGAAACTGCAGTACTCGCTGATGTTTTAAAAGCAGGCGGGGCAGATACGTATTTGTGCGCATCTAATCCTCTCTCAACACAGGATGATGTGGCTGCTTCTTTAGTTAAGGATTTAAAGATTGGTGTTTTTGCGATTAAAGGAGAAGATACTAAAACTTATTATCTACATATGAAATCCGCATTGGCAATTAAGCCGGATATTACTATGGATGATGGTGCAGATTTGGTCAGTACTATCCATCAACGTCCAGTTCAGGATCATGCTAATATTATCGGCGGTACTGAGGAAACTACGACAGGAGTAATCCGCCTGCGCGCCTTAGCCTGCGAAGGAAAGTTACGTTATCCGATAATTGCGGTTAATGATGCTTTGACCAAGCATCTTTTTGATAATCGCTATGGCACAGGACAGTCTACTCTCGATGGAATTATCCGTTCGACGAATAAATTAATTGCCGGAGCTAATCTTGTCGTTTGCGGTTACGGATGGTGTGGTAAGGGGGTGGCCATGCGTGCAAATGGCATGGGAGCCAAGGTAATTGTTATTGAAGTTGATCCTCTGCGGGCCCTGGAAGCAACGATGGATGGTTTCAGAGTCATGCCGATAAAACAAGCGGCTAAGAGCGGGGATATTTTTGTTACGGTTACCGGCGATATTAATGTTATCCGTCGCCAACATTTTGCTCTTATGAAGGATGGGGCAATTGTAGCGAACTCCGGGCATTTTAATGTTGAAATTGATATTCCAGGTTTAGCCGCAATATCAAAATCCAAGAGAGCAACGCGAGATTTTATCGATGAGTATACCTTAAAAGATAATCGTAAGATTTACGTTTTAGGGGAAGGCCGCTTGATTAATTTAGCGGCAGCCGAAGGCCACCCTGCAAGCGTTATGGATATGTCTTTTGCTAACCAAGCCCTCTCCGCAGAATATATGGCTAAGAATTACCGCCAATTGAATAAAGAGGTTTATGTAGTTCCGGAAGATATTGATAAGAATATTGCCAGGCTTAAGCTTAAATCTATGGGAATTTCGATTGACGTTTTGACTCCGGAACAAAAGAAATATTTGGCAAGTTGGGAGATGGGCACCTGATTTTATGATAAACCCTAAATAAGTTGTAAGCCATAAGCGGTAAGCTTACAGTTTATAGCTTAAAACTAACAGCTTGTTTTAGGTTTTAGAGCCTTGAGGATTAATTAATGATTAAAAAAATAGCAGTATTAACTACCGGCGGCGATGCTCCAGGGATGAATCCGGCAATCCGTGCTGTGGTGCGCTATGGGATTAGTCAGAAACTGGAAGTAATGGGAGTTTTTCGTGGTTGGTGGGGATTGATTAATGAGGAGCTAAAAAGTTTGAATCAGCGTTCTGTTTCCGGAATTATCAGCCAAGGCGGAACAATCTTGAAAACTGCCCGCTGCGTCGAGTTTAGGACTGAAGAGGGACAGAAGCGCGCATTTGAGACAATTAAGAAAAATAATATTGATGGTTTAGTAGTTATCGGAGGTAATGGTTCTTTTGCGGCGGCGCATGAGTTTTATAAAAAATACAAAATTCCTTGTGTCGGTATAGCTGCTTCTATTGATAATGATGTAAACGGGATAGATTATACTATCGGTACGGATACGGCAATTAATACCGCTTTGGATGCAATCGATAAAATTCGCGATACTGCTACCAGTATGGAGAGAATATTTGTAGTCGAGGTAATGGGTAGAGAATCAGGTTATATTGCTTTGACCGTTGCCCTTGCCGGAGGATGCGAAGATGTACTTATCCCGGAGAAGGAAATAAATCTTAATGCAGTGTGCCATGATATCGTGCACGGTAATTTGATCGGGAAAATGAGCTGGATCATTGTGCTTGCTGAGGGAGCAGGTAAGGCTGACTCTATTGCCAGGCAAATTACCGATATAACCGGATTAGAAACCCGGACTGTGGTTTTAGGCCATGTTCAAAGAGGCGGCAGGCCAACAGCTTTTAGCCGGGATCTGGCTTTGGGGCTTGGTAAGGCGGCAGTTGATTGCTTAATTGCCGGTAAAAAGGATATTGCTTTAGGGTTAAGTGAAGGTAAGATTATAGAGGTTCCTTTTGAGACTGCGATAAAGAAAAAAGAATTAAAATTTAATAATTTTTATAATTTAATTAAAGTTTTAACTTAAATAATAGGGGGAGAGTCAAAATGGGAAGAAAACCGCTTGAAATTGATAAAATTGTAATGGACCTGATTTTAACCGACGAGGTAGAGTTAAAGAAAAAATTAGCGAAGAAGATTCTGGATATCGCCTACAAAAAAGGGATTTATCCATCCAGTATTCATGAACTTTATATGGCTCGCGGCAAGGAAGAATTTAGCGGTTTTACTGTGCCGGCGATGAATCTACGTAGTATGACTTATGATTTGGCCCGCGCGATATTCCGCACTGCCAAGAAGAATAATTCCGGAGCATTTATTTTTGAAATTGCTAAATCTGAAATGGGTTATACGGCCCAAGCTCCGGTTGAATATACCTCGGTTGTAATGGCTGCGGCGATAAAGGAAAATTATACTGGTCCTGTATTTATTCAGGCAGATCATTGTCAGGTTAATGCTAAGAAATTCCAAGAAAATCCTGATAAGGAGCTGGAGGCATTGCAGAGTATGATCGCAGATAGTATTGCCGGAGGTTTTTATAATATTGATATTGATTCTTCGACGCTGGTAGATTTATCAAAAAAGGATATCAAGAAGCAGCAGAAGGATAATTATGAGGTTTGCGCTAAATTAACCCAGTTTATCCGCCGCATTGAGCCAAAAGGCGTGACTGTTTCTGTGGGTGGAGAGATTGGTGAAGTAGGGCATCAAAATTCTACTGCTGAGGATCTTCGTGCTTTTATGGAAGGTTATAAAGAAAGATTACGTAAAGGATTAGTCGGTATAAGTAAAATTTCTGTGCAGACCGGCACATCCCATGGCGGAGTAGTTAAAGCTGATGGTTCTATTGCTGAAGTAAAACTTGATTTTGGAACATTAAATAATTTATCCGGCATTGCGCAAAAAGAATTCGGTATTGGTGGAGCGGTGCAACATGGTGCTTCAACCTTACCGGAAGAGATGTTTCACAAATTTCCGGAAAATAATACATTAGAAGTGCATTTAGCAACCGGATTTCAGAATATGATGTTTGACAGTAAATATTTTCCTGTTGATTTAAAGAATAAGATTTATGATTGGCTAAAGGTTAATGCTGTCAGCGAAAGAAAAGTAGGGGAAACTGAAGAGCAATTTTTTTATAAGGCGCGTAAAAAAGCATTAGGCCCGTTTAAAAAAGAAATTATGTCTTTGGCCAGCGATGTGCGTGATAAAATTGCTGCAGAGATTGAAGCTAAGTTTGATTTTCTCTTTAAGCAGTTCAATGCCGTAAATAATCGAGCACTAGTAGATAAATATGTAACTTTAAAGCGGGTAATTACGCGTAAACGCCAGGATATCGGGGTGGTTCATGACGGCGAAGGCGCGGACTAAAATTTGGGGACGGCTCTCTTTTTAAGAGAACCGTCCCCAGGATTTAAATTATAAGAGGGGGATGATATATGCGTTCAGATCAGATAAAAAAAGGTTTGGAGAGAGTGCCGCATAGAGCGCTTTTACATGCTACCGGTTTATCTAAAAGAGATTTAGGCCGGCCTTTTATCGGTGTAGCATCCTCATTTACTGATCTTATTCCCGGGCATATCGGGATGCGTGACCTGGAAAGATTTATTGAACGTGGTGTTTGTTATGGAGGAGGCGTGCCGTTTCTATTTGGTGTACCGGGAATTTGCGACGGAATTGCTATGGGCCACTTGGGAATGTGTTATCCTTTGGCCTTACGGGAAATTGTCGCCGATACCATTGAGACAGTTTGTAATGCGCATCAGCTAGATGGGATTATTTGCTTGACTAATTGCGATAAGATTACTCCGGGCATGCTTATGGGGGTTGCCCGCCTGAATATTCCGGCAATCATTGTTACTGCCGGACCGATGATCTCAGGCCGTTTCAATAAAAGAAAATTAGCTTTTGTGCATGATACATATGAAGGTATGGCCAGGGCAAAGAAAGGCGATATTTCTGCTGCCGAGCTTTCATGTTTAGAAATGGAGGCATGCCCAGGACAAGGCTCATGCCAGGGCCTATATACTGCCAATACTATGGCATGTTTAACTGAAACTATTGGGTTGTCTATTCCCGGTTGCGGCACAGCTCTGGCAGGATCGGCCAAAAAACGCAGAATTGCCCAGGCAAGCGGCGAGCGGATTGTGGAGCTAGTGAAGAAGAATATTAAACCGCGCGATATTATTACCAGGCAGTCTTTGGAAAATGCTATTGTGGTAGATATGGCTTTAGGCGGTTCAAGCAATACGGTTTTGCATCTGATGAGTATCGCTCATGAAGCAGGGATTGATTTGGATCTAAAGACATTTGATAAAATCAGTAAAAGCGTGCCGCATATTACGGCGATTGAGCCTGCGGGTATACATTTTATGGAAGATGTTGAGTATGCGGGCGGGATTCCTGCTGTATTAAAGAGGTTGAAATCAAAATTGAATAATACTTTAAATGTGAGCGGCGAGAAAACATTTGAGATTGCAGATAAGGCGACTATTTTTGATGAAGAAGTGATTCGCCCCTTTACCCGTGCCTATCATAAACAAGGCGGCATTGCGGTTTTATATGGCAATATCGCGCCAAATGGCGCAGTGGTAAAGCAGTCCGGAGTGAGTGAGAAGATGATGAAGTTTTCCGGACGGGCCCGTGTATTTAACCGCGAAGAAGAGGCAATGCAGGCGATCATGGATAACAAAATCAAAAAAGGCGATTGTATTGTTATTCGTTATGAAGGGCCTGCGGGCGGCCCGGGAATGCGTGAGATGCTGGCGCCAACGGCGGCAATCGTGGGATTAGGCTTAAGCGATTCCGTGGCTTTAATCACAGATGGCCGTTTTTCAGGCGGGACTAAAGGCCCATGTATCGGGCATATATCTCCGGAAGCTTCGGCAGGCGGCCCGATTGCAATTATTAAAGATGGTGATACAATTAATATTGATATTCCTAATCGTAAAATTGAAGTTAGGTTGAGTAAGGAAGAAATAGGGAAGAGATTTAAGGGGTGGAAACCGGTTACGCCCAAGATTAAAACCGGCTATTTATCCCGTTATTCTAGATTAGTGACTTCAGCGGATAAGGGAGCAATTTTAAAATAGAATGATTGGCGCAAGGATATTATTAGAATCTTTAAAAAAAGCTGGCGTTGAGGTAGTTTTTGGTTACCCCGGAGGTCAGGTTTTACCTATATTTGACCAGCTTTATGATTTTGACGTTAAATTTATTTTAACTCGCCATGAACAGGGGGCGGCACACGCCGCAGACGGTTATGCCCGGGCAACCGGCAAAGTGGGAGTCTGCCTTGCTACAAGCGGCCCGGGAGCAACCAATCTGGTTACGGGAATTGCCACGGCTTACATGGATTCTATTCCCATGGTCGCTATTACCGGCCAGGTCGCCACACATTTAATCGGTAATGATGCTTTTCAGGAAGCGGATGTAACCGGAATTACCCGTCCGGTAACTAAGCATAATTTTTTGGTTAAAGATGTTAAGGACTTAGCGCGGATCATAGCGGAGGCTTTTTTTATTGCTTCCAGCGGCCGCCCGGGCCCTGTGCTTATTGATATTCCCGTTGATGTTCAAAGAGCAGACACAGAATTTATTTGGCCGGAAAAAATAGATCTACGCAGTTATAAACCTAACTATTCTGGCCATCCCGGGCAGATTAAGAAAGCTGTAAAATTAATCTCAACCAGCAAAAAACCAATTATTTATGCCGGCGGAGGGATAATTACCTCCGGAGCGAATTTAGAACTTAAAAAACTAGCGGAAAAAATTCAGGCTCCCGTAACCACTACTTTTATGGGGTTGGGTGGTTTTTGCGGGACACATAAATTATTTTTAGGTATGCTGGGCATGCATGGCACTGCTTACGCAAATCACGCGGTGATGGAATCGGATTTAATTATTGCAATAGGTGCGCGTTTTGATGACCGGGTAACCGGGAGGCTGGATGCATTTGCTCGTGGGGCAAAAATTATTCATATTGATATTGATCCTTCATCAATCAGCAAGAATGTCCGGGTAGATATTCCTATTGTCGGAGATGCCAGGGATGTTATTGACGAACTTATTAGCCAGATTGATAAGCTTCCCGATACTGGCGAATGGCTTAAAACAATTGAGAGCTGGAAAAAGAAGTATCCGTTAACTTATAAAGATGATAGCGCAATGATAAAACCGCAATATATACTTGAGCAGCTTTGGGATTTAACTAAAGGAGATGCGGTAATTTGTACTGAAGTAGGCCAAAGTCAGATGTGGGCATGTCAATGGTATAAATATTTAACTCCGCGCACATTTATCTCAAGCGGCGGATTGGGAACAATGGGGTTTGGATTGCCTGCGGCAATGGGAGCAAAATTGGGCTGTCCGCAAAGAGAAGTTTTTAATATTGCCGGAGACGGTTCAATTCAAATGAATATCCAGGAGCTGGGCACTTGTGTGGCAAATAAAATAAATGTGAAAGTATTAATATTTAACAATGGTTTTCTGGGCATGGTCAGGCAATGGCAGGAGTTATTTTATAAA
This genomic window contains:
- the ilvD gene encoding dihydroxy-acid dehydratase, with the protein product MRSDQIKKGLERVPHRALLHATGLSKRDLGRPFIGVASSFTDLIPGHIGMRDLERFIERGVCYGGGVPFLFGVPGICDGIAMGHLGMCYPLALREIVADTIETVCNAHQLDGIICLTNCDKITPGMLMGVARLNIPAIIVTAGPMISGRFNKRKLAFVHDTYEGMARAKKGDISAAELSCLEMEACPGQGSCQGLYTANTMACLTETIGLSIPGCGTALAGSAKKRRIAQASGERIVELVKKNIKPRDIITRQSLENAIVVDMALGGSSNTVLHLMSIAHEAGIDLDLKTFDKISKSVPHITAIEPAGIHFMEDVEYAGGIPAVLKRLKSKLNNTLNVSGEKTFEIADKATIFDEEVIRPFTRAYHKQGGIAVLYGNIAPNGAVVKQSGVSEKMMKFSGRARVFNREEEAMQAIMDNKIKKGDCIVIRYEGPAGGPGMREMLAPTAAIVGLGLSDSVALITDGRFSGGTKGPCIGHISPEASAGGPIAIIKDGDTINIDIPNRKIEVRLSKEEIGKRFKGWKPVTPKIKTGYLSRYSRLVTSADKGAILK
- the ilvB gene encoding biosynthetic-type acetolactate synthase large subunit, with the translated sequence MIGARILLESLKKAGVEVVFGYPGGQVLPIFDQLYDFDVKFILTRHEQGAAHAADGYARATGKVGVCLATSGPGATNLVTGIATAYMDSIPMVAITGQVATHLIGNDAFQEADVTGITRPVTKHNFLVKDVKDLARIIAEAFFIASSGRPGPVLIDIPVDVQRADTEFIWPEKIDLRSYKPNYSGHPGQIKKAVKLISTSKKPIIYAGGGIITSGANLELKKLAEKIQAPVTTTFMGLGGFCGTHKLFLGMLGMHGTAYANHAVMESDLIIAIGARFDDRVTGRLDAFARGAKIIHIDIDPSSISKNVRVDIPIVGDARDVIDELISQIDKLPDTGEWLKTIESWKKKYPLTYKDDSAMIKPQYILEQLWDLTKGDAVICTEVGQSQMWACQWYKYLTPRTFISSGGLGTMGFGLPAAMGAKLGCPQREVFNIAGDGSIQMNIQELGTCVANKINVKVLIFNNGFLGMVRQWQELFYKKRYSYTPITSPDYVLLAQSYGAVGIKVTKKSQVRSALQRAIEIDNTVFIDFRIAPEENVYPMVPAGKAINEMIEGLA